In Jaculus jaculus isolate mJacJac1 chromosome 4, mJacJac1.mat.Y.cur, whole genome shotgun sequence, a single genomic region encodes these proteins:
- the LOC101606646 gene encoding gamma-crystallin D: MGKITFYEDRGFQGRHYECSSDHSNLQPYFSRCNSVRVDSGCWMLYEQPNFAGCQYFLRRGDYPDYQQWMGLSDSVRSCRLIPHAGSHRIRLYEREDYRGQMVEFTEDCPSLQDRFHFTEIYSLNVLEGSWVLYELPNYRGRQYLLRPGEYRRYHDWGAVNARVGSLRRVMDFY; the protein is encoded by the exons ATGGGCAAG ATCACCTTCTACGAGGACCGCGGCTTCCAGGGCCGCCACTACGAGTGCAGCAGCGACCACTCCAACCTGCAGCCCTACTTCAGCCGCTGCAACTCGGTGCGCGTGGACAGCGGCTGCTGGATGCTCTATGAGCAACCCAACTTCGCGGGCTGCCAGTACTTCCTGCGGCGCGGGGACTACCCCGACTACCAGCAGTGGATGGGCCTCAGCGACTCGGTCCGCTCCTGCCGCCTCATCCCCCAC GCCGGCTCGCACAGGATCAGACTGTACGAGAGGGAGGACTACCGAGGCCAGATGGTGGAGTTCACCGAGGACTGCCCCTCTCTCCAGGACCGCTTCCACTTCACTGAGATCTACTCCCTCAACGTGCTGGAGGGCTCCTGGGTCCTCTATGAGCTGCCCAACTACCGCGGGCGGCAGTACCTGCTGCGGCCCGGGGAGTACAGGCGCTACCACGACTGGGGCGCCGTCAATGCCAGGGTGGGCTCTCTAAGGAGAGTCATGGATTTCTATTGA